Genomic DNA from Bosea sp. (in: a-proteobacteria):
TGAGGCTTCCCCGGCCGGGCCAGCGCCCTAGAGCACGATCACCCTGGCCCCGATGCTGACCCGGTTGAACAGGTCGATGGCATCGACGTTGCGCATCCTGATGCAGCCCGAGGAGGAGGCACGGCCGATGGATTCAGGCTCGTTCGTCCCATGGATGCGATACAGCGTGTCGCGGCCGTCCTGGTAGAGGTAGAGCGCCCGCGCGCCGAGCGGATTCTCCGGCCCTCCCGCCATTCCGCCGGCGCGATGGCGCAGATGCGGCCAGCGCAGCAGCATTTCGGTCGGAGGCGTCCAGCTCGGCCATTCCGCCTTGCGCGCGATGTCGGTCTTGCCCTTCCAGCCGAAAGCCTCGTCGCCGACGCCCACGCCGTAGCGGATGGCCTTGCCTCCCGGCAACACGAAGTAGAGCAGGCGGTCCGCCGTGTAGACAACGACGGTGCCCGGCTTCTCGCTGGTCTGGTAGTCAACCTCGTAGCGCTCGAACTGCGGGTCGAGGGGCGCTGTCGGCACCAGCGACATGTACTGCGTGTCACGCGCGCTGAAAGAAGGATCCGGCACGCCACGAAAACTGCACGCGCCGAGCGCAAGGGCGATGAGGGCGAGCGAAGCGGGCTTGCGAATCTGGTATGACATCCCTGAAAAATGCATGATTTAGGGTTAACCAAGTCTTTTGACTGCGGCCACGAATCATCTGGTCAACAAGCCATTTCGAGATGAAGCGTGGCCATTGTGCAACGCGGGAGACGCTGTTGTGACGACGCTGCTGTTGAGCCATGCCGCCTGCCTTGCCCACGAGACGCCGTTGGGCCATCCCGAACGGGCGGACCGGATGCGCGCCATCGCGCTCGCGCTGTCGGCCGAGGCCTTCCAGCCCCTGCTGCGCGAGGATGCGCCCATGGCCGGGCATGAGCCCATCCTGCGCTGCCACTCCGAGCGGCATCTTGCCGCGATGCTCGCCGCAGCCCCTGGGGAAGGCCACGCTGCCATCGATGCCGACACGGTGATGTCGCCCGGCACCATCGAGGCGGCTCTTCGCGCCGCCGGCGGCGCGGTCGCGGCCGTCGATGCGGTGATGCAGGGCCGCGCCGCCAACGCCTTCGTCGCCACGCGCCCGCCGGGACATCATGCCGAGCATGCCAGGGCGATGGGCTTCTGCTTTTTCAACAACGCCGCCATTGCGGCGCGTCATGCCCGCATTGTCCATGGCGCGGAGCGGGTCGCGGTGTTCGATTGGGATGTGCATCACGGCAATGGCACGCAGGACATCCTGTGGGCCGATCCCTCCACGCTCTACATATCCTCGCACGAGATGCCGCTCTATCCCGGCACGGGCGCACCATCCGAAGCCGGCGAGCATGGCACCATCCTCAATGTGGCGCTGGCGGCCGGCGATGGCGGCGAGGCCTTCCGCGCCGTGCTCGACAGCGTGATCCTGCCGCGGCTGAACGCTTTCCAGCCCGATCTCATCATCATTTCCGCCGGCTTCGACGCCCACTGGCGTGATCCTCTGGCCAGCCTCAACCTGACGGAAGGCGATTTCGCCCAGGCCACGCGCGATGTCATGGATATTGCGGACCGGCGCTGCGGTGGCCGCGTCGTCTCGCTGCTCGAGGGCGGCTATGACCTGCAAGGGCTTTCCGCCTCGGTCGCGGTCCATGTGGCCGAACTGATGCGCGCCTGACGCACCAGCGCCACGGGCGGCCTCAGCTTGGCATGACCGGATCATGGCGCCCTTCGCCGTGATCTGCCGCGCCGGGAATGCGCGCCATCAAGCTCATGACAAAAAATGGTAAACAGGAACCGGGGCCGCCTTGACGCGTTTTTTTCTCCACGATGGCTTTGCTGTCGACGAGCAGGACAGGAGAAAGAAATGCCGAACTCCACCAAGGGTACGAGCAATCGGGGTTTCGCCTCGATGGACCAGGCAAAGCAGCGCGACATCGCTTCCAAGGGCGGCCAGAGCGTGCCTGCCGAAAAGCGGTCCTTCTCCAAGGACCCTGCGCTGGCGGCTGAAGCAGGCCGCAAGGGCGGCGAACGCGTGCCGGACGAGAAGCGGTCCTTCTCGAAGGATCCCGAACTGGCGGCCGAGGCCGGCCGCAAGGGCGGCGAATCTTCCCAGGGTGGCCGCGGGCGCTGAGCGCCTGCAACCAACCGCTCCGATTGCCGTTGAGAGGATGCGAACGCCCCGGGGCAGCCGCCACGGGGCCTTCGCCTGTACGTGGGGCCGCCAGCCCGTGGGAGTGTGCCGTTGAGCCTGCGCCGCTTTAGTCCGTTCCCTTCGTTTCCGATCTCGACTATAGGCCAGGTCGACACAGGAACCGAAACTTGACCGCGCGCATCACGACGCCCTTGCTGGACCGTATCCGAACCCCCGCCGATCTGCGCGCCCTCACGGATGCCGAACTGCCGCAACTGGCTCATGAGCTGCGCCGCGAGACCATCGATGCCGTCTCGGTCACGGGCGGCCATCTCGGCGCCGGCCTCGGCGTGATCGAGCTCACGGTGGCGCTGCATCATGTCTTCGATACGCCCCGCGACCGCCTGATCTGGGATGTCGGCCACCAGGCGTATCCCCACAAGATCCTGACGGGCCGTCGCGATCGCATCCGGACGCTGCGTCAGGGCGGCGGGCTCTCCGGCTTCACCAGGCGGTCGGAAAGCGAATACGATCCTTTCGGCGCGGCCCATTCCTCCACATCGATCTCGGCCGGCCTCGGCATGGCCGTGGCGCGGGATCTCGCCGGCGGCGCCAACAACGTCATCGCGGTGATCGGCGACGGCGCGATGTCCGCCGGCATGGCCTATGAGGCGATGAACAATGCCGGCGCGATGCACTCGCGCCTGATCGTCATCCTGAACGACAATGACATGTCGATCGCCCCGCCAGTGGGCGCAATGAGCGCCTATCTGGCGCGCCTCGCCTCGGGCCGCACCTACCGCAAGCTGCGCGAGACCGCCAAGCAACTGGCGTGCAAGCTGCCGAAGTTCTTCTACGACAAGGCCCGCAAGACCGAGGAATGGTCGCGCAACTTCTTCACGGCGGGCACCTTGTTCGAGGAGCTCGGCTTTTACTATGTCGGCCCCATCGATGGCCACAATTTCGACCATCTGCTGCCGGTGCTGCGCAATGTGCGCGATGCCGGGACCGGGCCGATCCTGGTCCATGTCGTGACGCAAAAGGGCAAGGGCTATGCCCCCGCCGAGGCTGCCTCCGACAAGTATCATGGCGTGGTGCGCTTCGATCCCGTCACGGGCGAGCAGGCAAAGGCGTCGCCCAACGCGCCGAGCTACACCAATGTCTTCGCCCAGTCGCTGATCGCGGAGGCGCGCGCCGACGACAAGGTGGTGGCCATCACCGCCGCCATGCCTGCCGGCACGGGGCTCGACCGCTTCGCGCGCGCGTTTCCGGCGCGGACCTTTGATGTCGGCATCGCCGAGCAGCACGCCGTCACCTTCGCCGCCGGCCTCGCCGCCGAGGGCTTCAAGCCTTTCGTCGCGATCTATTCGACCTTCCTCCAGCGCGCCTATGATCAGGTCGTGCATGATGTCGCGCTCCAGCATCTGCCGGTGCGCTTCGCGCTCGATCGGGCGGGGCTGGTGGGCGCTGACGGCGCGACCCATGCCGGCGCCTTCGATGTCGCCTATCTGGGCTGCCTGCCGGGCATGGTGGTGATGGCCGCCGCCGACGAGGCCGAGCTGTCGCACATGGTGGCCACGGCCGCGGCCTATGAGGACGGTCCCATCGCGTTCCGCTTCCCCCGGGGCGAGGGCGTCGGCGTCGAGGTGCCGGAGCGTGGCACGCCGCTTCTCATTGGCAAGGGCAGGGTGGTGCGCGAGGGCAGCCGTGTCGCGCTGCTCTCCTTCGGCACGCGCCTGGCCGAATGTCTTGCGGCTGCTGATCTTCTGGCCCAGCGCGGCGTGTCCTGCACCGTGGCCGACGCCCGTTTCGCCAGACCGCTCGATTCCGACCTGGTGCTGCGGCTTGCCCGCCATCACGAGGCGCTGCTCACCGTCGAGGAAGGCTCGATCGGCGGCTTCGGCGCGCAGGTGCTCCATGCCCTGGCGAAGGGCGGCGCGCTGGACCGTGGCCTGATCGTGCGGACGATGACGCTGCCCGACATCTATCAGGATCACGACAAGCCCGAGCGCATGTATGCCGCGGCCGGGCTGGACGCCGGCGGGATCGTGCGTGAGGTCGAGGCGGCGCTTGCGGGCGCTGTCGCGGCCCGTCCCCGCCGCGCCTGAGCG
This window encodes:
- a CDS encoding general stress protein encodes the protein MPNSTKGTSNRGFASMDQAKQRDIASKGGQSVPAEKRSFSKDPALAAEAGRKGGERVPDEKRSFSKDPELAAEAGRKGGESSQGGRGR
- the dxs gene encoding 1-deoxy-D-xylulose-5-phosphate synthase — translated: MTARITTPLLDRIRTPADLRALTDAELPQLAHELRRETIDAVSVTGGHLGAGLGVIELTVALHHVFDTPRDRLIWDVGHQAYPHKILTGRRDRIRTLRQGGGLSGFTRRSESEYDPFGAAHSSTSISAGLGMAVARDLAGGANNVIAVIGDGAMSAGMAYEAMNNAGAMHSRLIVILNDNDMSIAPPVGAMSAYLARLASGRTYRKLRETAKQLACKLPKFFYDKARKTEEWSRNFFTAGTLFEELGFYYVGPIDGHNFDHLLPVLRNVRDAGTGPILVHVVTQKGKGYAPAEAASDKYHGVVRFDPVTGEQAKASPNAPSYTNVFAQSLIAEARADDKVVAITAAMPAGTGLDRFARAFPARTFDVGIAEQHAVTFAAGLAAEGFKPFVAIYSTFLQRAYDQVVHDVALQHLPVRFALDRAGLVGADGATHAGAFDVAYLGCLPGMVVMAAADEAELSHMVATAAAYEDGPIAFRFPRGEGVGVEVPERGTPLLIGKGRVVREGSRVALLSFGTRLAECLAAADLLAQRGVSCTVADARFARPLDSDLVLRLARHHEALLTVEEGSIGGFGAQVLHALAKGGALDRGLIVRTMTLPDIYQDHDKPERMYAAAGLDAGGIVREVEAALAGAVAARPRRA
- a CDS encoding L,D-transpeptidase yields the protein MSYQIRKPASLALIALALGACSFRGVPDPSFSARDTQYMSLVPTAPLDPQFERYEVDYQTSEKPGTVVVYTADRLLYFVLPGGKAIRYGVGVGDEAFGWKGKTDIARKAEWPSWTPPTEMLLRWPHLRHRAGGMAGGPENPLGARALYLYQDGRDTLYRIHGTNEPESIGRASSSGCIRMRNVDAIDLFNRVSIGARVIVL
- a CDS encoding histone deacetylase family protein → MTTLLLSHAACLAHETPLGHPERADRMRAIALALSAEAFQPLLREDAPMAGHEPILRCHSERHLAAMLAAAPGEGHAAIDADTVMSPGTIEAALRAAGGAVAAVDAVMQGRAANAFVATRPPGHHAEHARAMGFCFFNNAAIAARHARIVHGAERVAVFDWDVHHGNGTQDILWADPSTLYISSHEMPLYPGTGAPSEAGEHGTILNVALAAGDGGEAFRAVLDSVILPRLNAFQPDLIIISAGFDAHWRDPLASLNLTEGDFAQATRDVMDIADRRCGGRVVSLLEGGYDLQGLSASVAVHVAELMRA